A genome region from uncultured Roseibium sp. includes the following:
- a CDS encoding EVE domain-containing protein translates to MRYWLIKSEPNKWSWEQQKAKGDQGEEWDGIRNYQARNNMREMKLGDRAFFYHSNIGKEVVGIAEVCKEIHPDSTTDDPRWECVDFKAVCDMPKPVTLADVKAEPRLEKMSLVTSMRLSVQPVTEEEWKVVCEMGGLKEPA, encoded by the coding sequence GTGCGTTACTGGCTGATCAAATCCGAACCGAACAAATGGTCCTGGGAACAACAGAAGGCCAAGGGCGATCAGGGCGAGGAGTGGGACGGCATCCGCAACTATCAGGCGCGCAACAACATGCGCGAGATGAAATTGGGTGATCGGGCGTTTTTCTACCATTCCAACATCGGCAAGGAAGTCGTCGGTATCGCGGAAGTCTGCAAGGAAATCCACCCCGATTCGACGACCGACGATCCGCGCTGGGAATGCGTCGACTTCAAGGCCGTGTGCGACATGCCGAAGCCTGTCACCCTGGCCGACGTCAAGGCGGAACCTCGCCTGGAAAAGATGTCTCTGGTCACGTCCATGCGCCTGTCCGTACAACCCGTCACGGAAGAAGAATGGAAGGTCGTCTGCGAGATGGGCGGCCTGAAGGAGCCGGCCTGA
- a CDS encoding methyltransferase, with amino-acid sequence MEGRLRDGRPEGAGLTQGIKIQDPAAFIRRETRVKPVPHAEEIRLHLADEAMGLWQKTEDELGELGLAPPFWAFAWAGGQALARYVLDTPDLVAGKSVVDFACGSGLIGIAALRAGASSCHAVDIDGFAIEAARLNAELNGVSVSVERADITEGDPLETDLFFCGDVFYDKNMADKVLAFLDRTLATGTPVFVGDPGRSYLPKDRLELLATYRVPVVGALEDSEVKKTCVYRLLPKPARDNDCSKAA; translated from the coding sequence ATGGAAGGTCGTCTGCGAGATGGGCGGCCTGAAGGAGCCGGCCTGACCCAGGGCATCAAAATCCAGGACCCGGCGGCCTTCATCCGGAGAGAAACACGGGTGAAGCCTGTTCCTCATGCGGAGGAAATCCGGCTTCATCTGGCCGACGAGGCCATGGGGCTCTGGCAGAAAACCGAGGACGAGTTGGGCGAATTGGGCCTGGCTCCACCCTTCTGGGCCTTTGCCTGGGCCGGCGGCCAGGCGCTCGCCCGCTATGTTCTCGACACACCCGATCTGGTGGCGGGAAAATCAGTCGTCGATTTCGCCTGCGGATCCGGTCTCATCGGCATTGCCGCCCTGCGCGCCGGCGCCAGTTCCTGCCATGCCGTGGACATCGACGGGTTCGCGATCGAGGCAGCACGTTTGAATGCGGAGCTGAACGGCGTTTCGGTCTCCGTCGAACGGGCGGACATCACCGAAGGCGACCCGCTTGAAACGGACCTGTTTTTCTGCGGCGACGTTTTCTACGACAAGAACATGGCCGACAAGGTGCTCGCGTTCCTGGACCGAACCCTGGCAACGGGCACACCGGTATTCGTCGGCGATCCCGGTCGCTCCTATCTGCCGAAAGACCGGTTGGAGCTTCTCGCCACCTACCGGGTTCCGGTCGTCGGCGCGCTGGAAGACAGCGAAGTCAAAAAGACCTGCGTCTATCGACTTTTACCCAAACCGGCTCGTGACAACGATTGCAGCAAGGCCGCATAA